CGCTTCTGTGGAAAAGGCTTCCTCCCGGAAGATCTCCTGTATGGTAAAAGAGATATGAATGTCCCTTAAAATCTGCAATTCCCGGATGGTTTGTAAATACTCCGCCTTCCTCAGTCATAAGTACTCCGCCATATTTCCATGGACCTGTTGGAGAATCTGATGTTGAATAAGCCAGATGTTCATTCTGTTTACCAACGCCAAACGCAGCATAAACCATGTAATAGAGGTCATTTCTCTTATAGAACCATGGTCCTTCGCCGTAAGATGTTCCTGTATCATGACTTCCCTTGGCAAAGGCTTCTTCTGTCATAGGAACCTTAACAATTCCAACTTCCTTGTCATAGGTGATCATATTTTCATTGAGAAGTACATATCTAAGTTCAGGATTTCCGAAGTATAGATAGGCCTGTCCATCATCATCTATAAACACTGTAGGATCAATATCGTTCCAGTCTCCTTCATCAACAAGAGGATATCCAAGATCCTTAAATGGGCCTGTAGGGCTGTCTGAAATGCCAACAGCTATTGCCATTCCGCCATTTCTCTTGTGAACAGGGCAGTATAAATAGAACTTACCATTTCTCTCTACAGCCTGTGGAGCCCAGGCTCTTGCATCTGCCCAGCCTATATCATCCAGTGAAAAAATAGCCCCATGATCTGTCCAGTTAACCATATCTTTAGTGGAAAAGCAACGCCAGTCATTCATAGTGTAGAAATCATTTACAAGCTCATCTTCATCATGAGTTGTGTATAAATACAGTGTATCTCCATACACCATAGGTGCAGGGTCTGCTGTGTAAATATCCTTGATGATCGGATTTTTGTGAAATGTCTTTTCTTCTGTCATAGTTTCTGTCATAGTTATCTCCTTAGTTGTCTCTTTTAATCCCTGTACTATCTCATCTGATCTGGTATCAGTATCATTTATCTGTTTGTCAGTTCCGCACCCCATTTGCATTACAATGAGGCAAACAATAATGCTCGTATAAATCCTATGCAAAGCTGAATCCCCTTTGATAAAGCAAATATTATAATAAGTGCAGCAATAGTCATTCCCCAGAACTGAGCAACATTATACTTAAAGCTTTTCCAGCATTTGGATATTCTAAATAATGCAACCAGATAAAATGCCATAAACGGCAACATTACAAAAGAAAAATACGAATAAGAGCAGACAAATAATATAAGCATTCCCACCATTGTTCCGCCCCATAGCTTCATAAGCGAATCCTTAGGATGGGTATCTGTAACTTCTGTAGTCCTCTCAGATATCTCATCTACATCCATGTATATCTTTTTGAAATTTATTGTAAATCTCCCTTCATAATCTTTGATTGCCTGTGCTTCATAGTCCAGGTCTTCTCCCCAGTTCCCCATATTTCAAGCTCCTTCGTTATATGATGTAGGTGTCAAAAGTTTATTTTCACACCATATGATTATACAAATAAAAAAAGCAGTGTACTCCCTAGATATTGGCAATACACTGCTCACTTCATGCGAATTATTTAATTTATGATCATTCTTCGGATGTATCTCCGACAGGCTTACCACCTGTTGCAAGCCACTTAAGGTATGCATTGATGAATGGATCAAGCTCACCATCAAGGACGCCATCTGCATTAGAAGCCTTAAATCCTGTACGAGTATCGTTAACCATAGTATATGGCTGAAGGACATAAGAACGGATCTGGCTGCCCCATGCGTTGTCCATAACCTCACCACGAATGCCGGCAAGTTTGGCAGCCTGCTCTTCCTGCTTCATGATAAAGAGTTTGGCTTTCAGCATCTGCATAGCCTTGTCCTTGTTCTGGAACTGTGAACGCTCATTCTGACAGGCAACAACAACACCTGTAGGAATATGAGTAATACGAACAGCTGATGAAGTCTTGTTGATATGCTGTCCACCGGCACCTGATGAACGATATGTATCAATTCTAAGATCATCAGGATTGATCTCGATATCCAAATCTTCCTCAATATCAGGCATAACATCGCAGGATACAAAGGATGTCTGTCTCTTGGCCTGTGCGTTGAAAGGACTGATACGGACAAGTCTGTGTACGCCGTGCTCTGACTTAAGAAGTCCATAAGCATTAGTTCCGGAAATCTGGAATGTTACTGACTTAATACCAGCTTCATCTCCATCAAGAAGGTCAAGGACTTCTGTAGTAAAGCCCTTTCTCTCAGCCCATCTTGTGTACATTCTGTACAGCATTGAAGCCCAGTCACAAGCCTCAGTTCCGCCTGCACCTGCATTTAGTCTGAGAATTACATCATATTTATCATAAGGCTGATTTAAAAGATTGCTGATACGGATATTTTCAAGCTTCTCTTCAAACTCATCAAGCTCAGATCTGATCTCTGCTGCCATATCATCATCGTCTACACCCTCTGCATTCTGCATATCAATGAGATCAATAATGTCTGTGTACTGGCTATTAAGTCTCTCAATATCAGCCACAAGATCCTGCATGTTCTTAAGATCCTTGGTCTTCTTGTTAGCCTTCTCAGCATTATCCCAGAATCCAGGCTCTTCCATCTCACGAGAAAGCTCTTCGATTATCTTCTTCTTGGTTCCAAGGTCAAGAGAAGCAGTAACCTCATCGAGAGTACCCTTCAGATTCTGAATTTCAACTTTCATTTGATCAAGTATTACCATTTATTTCTAACTCCATTCTATAAAACCTTAGACCCTGCCGTGGCAGTTCTTGTATTTCTTACCACTGCCGCATGGACATGGATCATTTGGATAAACCTTAGCTTCAACTCTCTTAACAGGAGCCTTTGCAACGCTGTCATCCTTATTAGTTCCTGTAACCTTGGCAACCTGCTCACGCTCAACTTTCTCCTCAATGTGAACATGGAAGAGAAGTCTTACTGTATCCTCTCTGATAGCCTTGGTCATATCATCGAACATCTCATATCCGGCAAGCTTATACTCAACTTTTGGATCTCTCTGGCCATAAGCCTGAAGTCCGATACCCTGACGGAGCTGATCCATATCGTCAATGTGATCCATCCACTTTCTGTCGATAACCTTCAGAAGAATAACTCGCTCAATCTCACGAATGGTCTCAGGCTCAGGGAACTCTGCCTCTTTAGCCTCATAGAGCTTAACAGCTTCTTCTTTGAGCTGCTGGGCAAGACCACTCTTAGTCAGATTATCAATACGTCCTCTGTTGATCTTCTTGAGAGGAATTGTAGGCAAAAGAAGCTCATTAAGTTCCTGAAGATTCCAATTATCAGGATCTGACTCCTCACCTACTACTGTCTGAACATCAGCCTCCACTATATCTGTGATCATCTTGTAGATAGAATCGCGAAGTGATTCTCCATCAAGAACCTTCTTACGCTCTGCATAGATGATTTCTCTCTGTTCGTTGTTAACCTGGTCATACTCAAGAAGATTCTTACGTATACCGTAGTTATTAGACTCAATCTTCTTCTGAGCTGATTCAATAGCCTTGGAAAGAGATGAATGCTCAATCTCCTGTCCATCCGGTATCTTGAGTGCGTTAAACATAGATATAAGTCTCTCAGAGCCAAACAAACGCATGAGATTATCCTCAAGTGAAAGATAGAACTTGGATTCACCCGGATCTCCCTGACGACCGGCACGACCACGGAGCTGATTATCAATACGTCTGCTCTCGTGTCTCTCTGTACCAATTATCTTAAGTCCACCGGCTGCTCTTGCTTCCTCATCAAGCTTGATATCAGTACCACGTCCTGCCATGTTGGTAGCTATTGTTACAGCGCCCTTTCTACCAGCCTCAGCAACGATCTCAGCCTCCATCTCATGGAACTTGGCATTAAGTACCTGATGCTGAATGCCACGCTTTTTGAGAAGCTTACTGATTTCCTCAGAAGACTCAATAGTGATAGTTCCGACAAGAACAGGCTGTCCCTTAGCATGAGCTTCTACTACTGCATCACAGATAGCATTAAGTTTCTCTTTTTTGGTCTTATATACAGCGTCCTGATGATCTATTCTGATAACAGGCTCGTTAGTAGGAATCTCGATAACATCAAGTCCGTAAATATCACGGAATTCTCTCTCCTCAGTAAGAGCTGTACCTGTCATACCACACTTCTTCTCAAACTTATTAAAGAAGTTCTGGAAAGTAATAGTAGCAAGAGTCTTGGACTCTCTCTTAACCTTAACATGCTCCTTGGCTTCAATAGCCTGGTGAAGACCGTCTGAATAGCGACGTCCCGGCATTACACGTCCTGTAAACTCATCAACAATGAGGACTTCGTCATCCTTAACAATATAGTCATGATCCTTCTGCATAAGGTTATTTGCACGAAGAGCAAGGATGATGTTGTGCTGGATCTCAAGGTTCTCAGGATCAGCAAGGTTTTCTATACGGAAGAATCTCTCAACCTTGGCAACACCCTGTGCTGTAAGGTTTACGATCTTATCCTTTTCATTAACGATGAAATCACCTGTCTCTTCTCTCTCGATACCCATGATGGCATCCATCTTGGTCAGGTCTTCCATATCCTCACCACGAGTCATCTGCTTGGCAAGAACATCACATGCCTCATAGAGCTTGGTAGACTTGTCGCTCTGACCGGAAATAATAAGAGGAGTTCTGGCTTCATCAATAAGAATAGAGTCGATCTCATCGATGATCGCATAGTTGAGTCCACGAAGAACACACTGTTCCTTGTAGATTGCCATGTTATCACGAAGATAATCAAATCCCAGCTCATTATTGGTTACATATGTAATATCGCAGTTGTATGCCGCTCTTCTCTCTTCAGAAGTCATACTGTTGAGAACTACACCAACTGTTAGACCAAGGAACTCATGAATCTTACCCATCCACTCAGCATCACGCTTAGCAAGGTAATCGTTAACTGTTACTACATGAACACCCTTGCCAGCAAGAGCATCAAGATAGGAAGGAAGTGTAGCTACAAGAGTCTTACCTTCACCGGTTCTCATCTCCGCAATTCGTCCCTGATGAAGAATAACACCACCAATAAGCTGTACTCTGAAGTGTTCCATTCCAAGAACTCTCTTACCTGCCTCACGAACTACTGCATATGCCTCAGGCATGATATCATCGAGGGTCTGGCCATCTGCAAGCCTCTTCTTGAACTCCTCGGTCTTGCCGCGAAGCTCCTCATCTGAAAGTGCATGCATCTGTGGCTGCATAGCCTCAATAGCATCAACAGTACTGCGGATGCGCTTAAGTTCTCTCTCACTGTGTGTTCCTATAATCTTGTCAATAATACTCATAATAATTCTCCCAATGCATAAGGATTTGGCCTGTTATTATATGCTGAAAAGGGCATAGTAATCCCCATATAATTGCAAAAGTCCATTGCACATTGTAGCAGATTTACGCCAACTATTCAACCATATCAAAACCCCCGATTTCAGCTAACATGAAATCGAGGGTTTTGTGATTTTTATTCTGTTATGAATTAGTACTGCTGAGCCTTCTCTTCACCGTTAAGTACGCGGATAGCTCCCTGAGCAAGAGCAAGAAGCTCATCTTCTCCAGGATAAACAGTAACAGGGCATATCCAGTCAACACGCTCCTTGATAGCGTCTGTAATAACCTGACCGTAAGCAATACCACCTGTAAGGATGATCTGATCAACCTTACCCTTAAGAACTGTAGCGCAAGCGCCTATATTCTTGCAGATCTGGTAAATGAAAGCGTCACGAACAAGGATAGCCTTCTCGTTGCCCTCATCACACATCTTGTTTACTTCTCTCATATCGTTGGTTCCAAGGTATGCATTAAGTCCGCCATAACCAACAATCTTCTTTTTCATCTCATCATATGTGTACTTGCCTGAGAAGCACATATCAACAAGAGCCTTGGCAGGAATACCATTTGCTCTCTCCGGTGAGAATGCGCCGTCACCATTAAGTGCTGCATATACATCAACCATCTTGCCGTTCTTGTGAACACCTGTTGAAGTACCACCGCCCATATGAACAACGATCACGCTGATCTCGTCATATTTTTTGCCGATTTCCTTGGCATATCTGCGGGCAACTGCCTTCTGGTTAAGAGGGTGGTCAATTGAAACTCTCTCAATCTCAGGAACACCTGAAATACGAGCTACCGGCTCCATCTCATCAACTACTACAGGATCTACGATGTATGAAGGAACTCCGATCTCATCACCGATCTCTCTTGCAAGAATACCACCAAGGTTAGATGCATGCTGTCCCTGAACGCCTTTTCTAAGATCTTCAAGAAGTGCGTCTGTACACTCGTAAGTGCCACCTGGAATAGGACGAAGAAGGCCGCCTCTTCCTACGATTACGTTAAAAGACTTAATGTCGATGTTCTCTTTTTTGAGGAAATCAAGAATGATGTTCTTGCGGAAATCCTTCTGATCAATGATTGATGCATAGGATTCTATCTCCTCTGTACTGTGTCTTAAAGTTTCCTCTTTAACAAGAGTCTCGTCCTCGAAGATACCAACCTTTGTAGATGTAGAACCTGGATTAATGATCAAACTCTTTATCATGACTAATCTCCTTTTCCTAATTACAGAATTCCCTTCTTCTTGTCCTCTGCAACAACTGCTGCAAGAGCGATAGAATTAACCTTAACCTCAACTGAGTCTGATCTTGATGTCAGAATAACCGGTGCCTTGGTTCCTGTAAGTATGTTACCATTCTTGACTGTAGCAAGTCTTACGATTGTCTTGTATGTAAGATTTCCTGCGTGGATGTCAGGGAACAGAAGAATATCTGCATCACCAACGATCTTACGATCAAGAGCGCCTGCCTTATGCTTGGCTGCCTCAGGATCAATTGCAAGGTCCATGGAAAGAGGTCCGTCAACGATACAATTCTTGATCTCGCCCTCTTCACACATTCTTGTAAGCTCTGCTGCCTCAACAGTAACAGGCATCTTAGGGTTAACAACTTCTACTGCAGCAAGAGGAGCTACCTTAGGGCACTCAACGCCACAAGCTCTTGCTACTTCTACTGTATATTCAATAATAACTTTCTTGTCCTCAAGTGTTGGGTATGGCATGAAAGCAACGTCTGTAAGGAATAAGAGACGATCAATGCCAGGAATCTCAAATACACAAACGTGTGAAAGCGGACGACCTGTACGAAGTCCAACCTCTTTATCAAGAACGCTCTTAAGGAAATCTTTGGATTCAAGAGCACCCTTCATGTAGATATCAGCCTTGCCATCATGTACAAGTGAAACTGCTGTACGTGCAGCCTCGATAGTATCCTTAACATCAATGATCTCGTAATCAGCAAGGTCCATTCCAACCTCTTTAGCCTTCTCCTCGATCTGCTCCTTGTCACCAACAAGGATAGAATCAACGATTCCTCTCTCCTTGGCAACCTTAACTGCCTCAAGTACGTGTGTATCCTGAGCTACAGCTACTGACATCTTCTTGGTATCAGCAGTCTTGAGCTTGGCCAGGATATCGTCAAAGTTCTTACTCATATTATAAAACCTCCATTTTGCGTTATTAGTCCAACGAACTCGCCATATGACAAAATTTTAACACTCGCCATTATTTATTTCAATGCCTTTGTACATCTTTAGGTAAATTTAATTTTTACTTCTGCCATGTAGCCATGCTATAATTCGTTTGGTTATAGCTTTTAATTAATTGCCGTTTTATCTTTGGGGAGAGGTTACACCGGCAATGCCACAACGCTATATATTCGGGGGGAAGGTATGAAAAAAAATGGTATTAATCTCGAGCTCGTCAAAAAAGAAAACCGTTCGCTTATTCTAAAATGCATAAACGAAAACGGTCCTATGTCTCGCAAGGATATCGCTGATCTGACGCATCTTACAGCAGCTTCAGTCACACAGATAACAACTAAACTGATTGACGAAAACATCTTAACAGAACTAGGTTCTGTTTCCGAAAGCACTGGACTTAAGGGGCGAAAAAAAGTTCTTCTTGATATAGACCATGACAAAAAGATAATCTGTGCGATCAACATAGATACGCAAAAAACCACAATCGCCATATGTAATCTCAATGGTGAGCTCGTCACTGATTCACACAATAATCCCAGTATCAGAGAATTTAAAACCCAGAGTAAATTAAAGCCACAGCTTTTTTTACATGATATCTGTCAGGAAACTCTCGGACTTTTCCAGAGCCTTTCATCAGCCTGCAGAAAAAAACTCAGCTGCATAAGCGTAAGTACGCCTGGAATCATAGACAAGAAAAGCGGCACAGCGCAGAATTCCTATGGTCTCTGGGATCAGCCTGTCCCGGTCAAGGACATTCTGTCTGATGAGCTCCATCTGAATGTTCCTATTCTGGTTTCCAACAGCGTAAATGCTTTTGCCACAGCAGAAATACTGTTTGGCGCAGGTAAACAGTACGATAGCCTTCTTGTTATAAAATGGGGCCCTGAGCTTGAAAGTACTATCGTCGTAGACTCTATTGTCTATGAAGGAAGACACGGCAAAACAGCAGAGCTCGGTCATTTTATAGTAGAAAAAGACGGTCCTCTCTGCAGCTGTGGAAGGAAGGGGTGCCTTAAATCTTATGTTTCTTCATCTTACCTTGCAGATATTTTGAAAATATCAGATTTCCGTTCGGAGGACTTTGGCGCCTGTTATAAAAAAGCTGATATCAGTTCCCAAAAGCGCCTTGATCAGATCATGGATTACTTTGCCGGAAGCATAGTAAATGCATGCACTATCATAGTCCCTGACAGGATCGTACTTGCAGGAAGTCTTTTTAAAGACCGATTTATCCGTGACAAACTGATAGATGCATGCAAGTCTTATGATCCTGCTTATGATAATAACAGACTGATCTATTCTGCTATCGCAGGCCGGGAGTCATACATCGGTCCTGCGGCAGTTTATATAGCATCTGCACTTTTTTGATCTTCTCCTGTATCACCCCTGTAAAAAAGAAACTTAACTAAAATATGTGAACTAAAATTCGTCTATTGCCTCCTTTAAACTAGATTTGTATTGTGGAGTATTCCTAAATTTAAAGGAGGTATTTAGGTATGAAAAAGAGAAATTTGAAGGGGCGTCTTGCCATAGCAGTGGCATTTGCCCTCTCGTTGTCGTCTGTCTCGGCAACAAGTCTGCAGGTTATGGCAGCCATGGGACCTGTCAACGAAAGCCTCTCTCTCCCTTTTGGGCAGGTAGCCGCTTACGACGAAAATCAGGGAATTGGTTTTGTCTGGGGCGCAGCAGGTTATGATAAGTACACTGTTACTATCTCCTGCGCATCTAACGGTTATGAAAAAGTCTATACCGATCAGGAACTTGGATATCATTGGTATCCCGACGAGTATGCGGACGGAGTCTATCTGATCGAGCTTCAGGGCCAGGTTGGTGACGAACTCACAGGTGCAGTTACTGCAACTGTTACTATTGGTGAACCGTCAGAAGAACCAAATCCGGAATATCCGGATCCCGAAACACCTACTCCCGAAAACCCTGGTCCCGACACTCCAGGCACAGAAACACCTGATACCCCTGGAAGCGGTGATGGTAACGAGACCCCAGACGATAATAACGAAAATGAGCAGGTACAGCTTAAAGAAGGCGCTATCAGCCTTGCTGATGCCGAAAGTGAACTGTACGTTGGAAGTGACTGGGCAGGAGTAAATGCAACTATCAAAGAAACAGGTACAAAAGCCCTTATCACTGCAGGCAGCTATGGCTGGAATGGCGAGTGGGGACTTCAGTATATCATCAAAAACCTTGGACTATCTGTAGGAGAAACCTACACTTTATCCGCTGATCTCACATCTTCAATCGACAAAAAAGCTCTTATTAAGCTTGATGATTCCGGACAGGTTTATGAATTTATCGATCTTAAAGCCGGAAAGACTTATGAATATTCAGCTACTGCAACAATGAACGAGCTTTCAAACAACACTCTTTATATTGCTCTTGGACAGATGCAGGGAGAGCCTGCAAATCTATCAGGTGATCTTACAATCGAAAACCTCAGAATCTGTGATTCAGGCGGCAATTACATAACATTATCAGGCGGTACTGCCAACGGCTCAAAAGGTCTTGAATATGACTTTGCAGCTGATGATAACGACCTTTATGACTATGCAGACCCAGGTGCATACAAGGAAGGCTATGACCTCATCTGGGCAGATGAATTTGATGGCAACTATGGCTCATCAAATGTAGATGGCAATACAGGTCTTAACCTTGATAACTGGGGATATCAGCTGGGCGACGGAACTACTGACTGCGGCAATTACGGCTGGGGTAACAACGAGCTTGAATGCTACACAAGTGATGCCAAAAATATCTCTGTAAACGAGGACCTTGACGGAGACGGAAATCCTGACGGACTTCTTCGTATTACTGCTTCCTATGAAGAAAACGGATATAATTACGCATCTGAGAGCAGAAAGAACTACACTTCTGCAAGAATCCGTACAACAACAGCGACTAAAGAGCTCTTTAACAGTACCTATGGCTACATAGAAGGAAGAATATCCCTTCCTCAGAGTAAGGGGGCATGGCCTGCTTTCTGGATGCTTCCTCAGAGCACATCTATATACGGAGGATGGCCTGTATCCGGAGAAATTGACATTCTCGAAACAACAGGTACAAAAACCAATGAGGCTTGTTCAACACTCCACTGGGGCGTTCCGAGCCATGTATACAAGGGAAGCGGATATACAGCCCTCGACTCAGACATCAGATATTTCCATACCTATGCTGTTGACTGGGAACCAGGCAAGATGACCTTCTACTATGATGGAAAAGAAATCTATTCATCCACCAACTGGTCAAGTGCTATTTCCGGTGCTTCTGATTCACTGGGCTTTGATGCTCCATTTGATGCACCATTTTACATGATACTAAACCTTGCTGTAGACAGCGGTCAGTTCGGTGGTTCTGCTAACAAGGCAGATTTCCAGGATGATATCAACATGTACGTTGACTATATCCGCTGCTTCCAGAAATCAGACGGATACCCTGACAGCGCATCAAGATCTGCTGATGGTGGTGTCCATGATGACTGGGCAAATTACCAGGGTATAAACCAGATAGCTGATATTTCATCTGAAAACCTTGATGTCACAGGTGGTGGTCACGATGACTCACAGGCAATCGGATCCGGAAAATGGTTCCTTTCAAATCAGTCAGATGCAAGCGCAAATGCAGAAACAGTTGTAGATGAAAACGGAACAACCTGGGCTAAAGTTAACGTAACCGGTCAGGGCAGCCAGGACTATGGCGTTCAGCTCATCGGCCATTACAATGCCAAGGCAGGCTATGTATACAAAGTATCCTATGACACTTATGCAGAGGGTTCTCTTGTAGGTAAACAGGTAAACTGCGATTCCAAAGAATATGCCGGCTGGAGCACCTACGGAATCCAGGCATTTAGCCTTACTGATGCACCTGCTCACAACTCTTTCCTTTTTGCACAGTCAGAAGATTTCGACAACTGCAGAATAGAGTTCAATATTGGTGGTCAGGGAACAGGAACTGTATATATTTCGAATGTCAAAGTCGAAATTGTTGATCCTTCCGCACTTGGAACAATTGATCAAAGTGGTGTTCACGGCGTTCTTGCAGACGGAAACATGATATTCAACGGAACTTTCGATCAGGGGAACGGCCATACCGGATATTGGTCAGCAGCAAACGGAACTACTCTCCTTGTTCCAAGATATACTCTCTCAGCTCTAAGAGACAATGACGTAAGAGTTAAAGACATTGCTTCCATGAGTAACTATGAGAACATTCCCGACGGAATCAAGTATTACGAGAGAAGAGGTCAGGTTTCCGCTGACGCATCAGCTTCAGCAACTATATACCAGAGCGGTATTAAAATGACTGCTGACACCTACAATCTCTCTTTTGACCTGTATTCAGATTCAGAATCAGCTGTAAGAGCTTCTCTCCACGAAGTTACTACAAATGAGAATGGAGATCAGGTATTAGGAAAAGAGCTTGGAAACGCCAAAGCTTCATACAAGGACCTTGGAAATGTAAAGAGATATACTCTTAGCATCACAACTACTGAAGACGTTGCAAACGGCGCTGTTGTCCTTTCTTTTGCCAAGGGTACAAGTGTACAGATTGATAATGTAACAATGCACGGCGACAATCAGGCATCCGTAGTTGATGAAAATCCTGTTGATGATGACACAACATGGACAGGTGACAGCGGTGCAGGTTCAGGTATTACAATAGACGTAGATGAGAACAATGTTCACAGCATGCACGGTATTGCAAGCGGCTCCACATGGTATTCACCTCAGATAGGAAGCAGCAACTTCTCTGTTCTTGCTGGTCTTAAATATAAGCTTTCTTTTGACTACAAGATAACAGGAAACAGCAATGGAACATTTAAGTACATTGTTCAGGAAAACGGTGGAAGCTGGACAGTTGTTCAGGATGTTGTTCAGGTTGATTCCAAGGAAATGACTGCAGGGGAAGATGGTTTCTACACCTACGAGACAGTCCTTACAGCAGGCGCATCCATGGATGACTGCCACATTGACTTTGGTTTTGGTGACAGTGCAGCTAGCGGTGATATGAGTTTCTACTTCAGAAACGTGTCCATGACACTTGTAAAAGAAACATCTGAGTCAGGCGGCTCCGATAACGAAGAAGATATCGATGACGGTATATTTAATCCTGCTCCAACAGAGCCTGATGCCCCAACCGAGCCAGAAACTCCGGAAACACCTGATACTCCTGATAAGCCGGAAGTACCTACAGGATGTTTTAAGACGAGATGGGGAATAACCTATTATATCCTTAGTGATGGCAGCAAATACAAGGGAATGCTCACTCTTGGTGATCACACCTACTACTTTGGATCAAGCGGAGCCATGGTAAGAGCATCCTTTGTAACTACCAAAAAGGGAACCTACTATTTTGATATAAACGGTCACATGGTTACAGGTTTTAAGTCACTTCTCCTGCTCGAGTATTACTTTAACGAAGATGGTATTCAGCAGTTCAACACTCTGATTGAAGATGGTGGATATACCTACTATGTAAATAAGCTTGGACTTGTTGTAAAGAGCAGCTTTGTAGAGCTTCCGGATGGAATTCACTATTTTAACATCCAGGGCCATATGCTCAAAAACACATCCATCAGATTGTTGTTCAAAAAGTATACTTTTAATAAAAACGGTGTTCTTATCAAATGATAAAAAGTAAAAGCTTACCTTGCTGTAAACGAATAAGCTGTTTCTGACAAAGAATAGCTCAAAAAAGGGCGTCGCCCTGATGAATGATAAATCATCAGGTGCGATGCCCTTTTTAATCTGGTTATAAATAATTAAAAGCCTTCCATTCTGCGCTGTTTACGAAGTTCTCTTCTCTTAATGGCGCCTTCCCACTCCGCCTTCTCACTCTCTGTACGAACATTAAGTCCGTAAGGAACTATTGCAGGTGTTCCGTCATCATCAATGCAAACTTCTGTGAGATATGCCCTGTTCAGAACGTGTCTCATACCTGTTCTGACATCCTCAACATAAGTATCTACTCTAACCTCCATAGAAGTTTTTCCAACATATGTAATTTTTCCGATCATGACAAGCACATCACCAAGGACTGCTCCCTGTTTGAACTGCATGTTATCGATTGCTGCAGTTGCAATAGGATTTCCGGAATGTCTGATGGCAACTGTTCCTGCCACCTCGTCTATCCATTCCATAAGCCTTCCGCCAAACAGTCTGTTCTCCGCGTTTATGTCATCATATTTGACAACCTTGGTCCATTCTGTGATGGAGTCCTCAACATTCTTTTTGGCAATCTGTTTATCTACATGAAATACCTTGCCCATCCCCATACCTCCTAAATAGTATTGGCACGATCACTATGTGATCCTGCCCTTTCGGTCGGAAT
The sequence above is a segment of the Butyrivibrio proteoclasticus B316 genome. Coding sequences within it:
- the ptb gene encoding phosphate butyryltransferase; its protein translation is MSKNFDDILAKLKTADTKKMSVAVAQDTHVLEAVKVAKERGIVDSILVGDKEQIEEKAKEVGMDLADYEIIDVKDTIEAARTAVSLVHDGKADIYMKGALESKDFLKSVLDKEVGLRTGRPLSHVCVFEIPGIDRLLFLTDVAFMPYPTLEDKKVIIEYTVEVARACGVECPKVAPLAAVEVVNPKMPVTVEAAELTRMCEEGEIKNCIVDGPLSMDLAIDPEAAKHKAGALDRKIVGDADILLFPDIHAGNLTYKTIVRLATVKNGNILTGTKAPVILTSRSDSVEVKVNSIALAAVVAEDKKKGIL
- a CDS encoding ROK family transcriptional regulator; translated protein: MKKNGINLELVKKENRSLILKCINENGPMSRKDIADLTHLTAASVTQITTKLIDENILTELGSVSESTGLKGRKKVLLDIDHDKKIICAINIDTQKTTIAICNLNGELVTDSHNNPSIREFKTQSKLKPQLFLHDICQETLGLFQSLSSACRKKLSCISVSTPGIIDKKSGTAQNSYGLWDQPVPVKDILSDELHLNVPILVSNSVNAFATAEILFGAGKQYDSLLVIKWGPELESTIVVDSIVYEGRHGKTAELGHFIVEKDGPLCSCGRKGCLKSYVSSSYLADILKISDFRSEDFGACYKKADISSQKRLDQIMDYFAGSIVNACTIIVPDRIVLAGSLFKDRFIRDKLIDACKSYDPAYDNNRLIYSAIAGRESYIGPAAVYIASALF
- a CDS encoding glycoside hydrolase family 16 protein, which produces MKKRNLKGRLAIAVAFALSLSSVSATSLQVMAAMGPVNESLSLPFGQVAAYDENQGIGFVWGAAGYDKYTVTISCASNGYEKVYTDQELGYHWYPDEYADGVYLIELQGQVGDELTGAVTATVTIGEPSEEPNPEYPDPETPTPENPGPDTPGTETPDTPGSGDGNETPDDNNENEQVQLKEGAISLADAESELYVGSDWAGVNATIKETGTKALITAGSYGWNGEWGLQYIIKNLGLSVGETYTLSADLTSSIDKKALIKLDDSGQVYEFIDLKAGKTYEYSATATMNELSNNTLYIALGQMQGEPANLSGDLTIENLRICDSGGNYITLSGGTANGSKGLEYDFAADDNDLYDYADPGAYKEGYDLIWADEFDGNYGSSNVDGNTGLNLDNWGYQLGDGTTDCGNYGWGNNELECYTSDAKNISVNEDLDGDGNPDGLLRITASYEENGYNYASESRKNYTSARIRTTTATKELFNSTYGYIEGRISLPQSKGAWPAFWMLPQSTSIYGGWPVSGEIDILETTGTKTNEACSTLHWGVPSHVYKGSGYTALDSDIRYFHTYAVDWEPGKMTFYYDGKEIYSSTNWSSAISGASDSLGFDAPFDAPFYMILNLAVDSGQFGGSANKADFQDDINMYVDYIRCFQKSDGYPDSASRSADGGVHDDWANYQGINQIADISSENLDVTGGGHDDSQAIGSGKWFLSNQSDASANAETVVDENGTTWAKVNVTGQGSQDYGVQLIGHYNAKAGYVYKVSYDTYAEGSLVGKQVNCDSKEYAGWSTYGIQAFSLTDAPAHNSFLFAQSEDFDNCRIEFNIGGQGTGTVYISNVKVEIVDPSALGTIDQSGVHGVLADGNMIFNGTFDQGNGHTGYWSAANGTTLLVPRYTLSALRDNDVRVKDIASMSNYENIPDGIKYYERRGQVSADASASATIYQSGIKMTADTYNLSFDLYSDSESAVRASLHEVTTNENGDQVLGKELGNAKASYKDLGNVKRYTLSITTTEDVANGAVVLSFAKGTSVQIDNVTMHGDNQASVVDENPVDDDTTWTGDSGAGSGITIDVDENNVHSMHGIASGSTWYSPQIGSSNFSVLAGLKYKLSFDYKITGNSNGTFKYIVQENGGSWTVVQDVVQVDSKEMTAGEDGFYTYETVLTAGASMDDCHIDFGFGDSAASGDMSFYFRNVSMTLVKETSESGGSDNEEDIDDGIFNPAPTEPDAPTEPETPETPDTPDKPEVPTGCFKTRWGITYYILSDGSKYKGMLTLGDHTYYFGSSGAMVRASFVTTKKGTYYFDINGHMVTGFKSLLLLEYYFNEDGIQQFNTLIEDGGYTYYVNKLGLVVKSSFVELPDGIHYFNIQGHMLKNTSIRLLFKKYTFNKNGVLIK